A region of Culicoides brevitarsis isolate CSIRO-B50_1 chromosome 1, AGI_CSIRO_Cbre_v1, whole genome shotgun sequence DNA encodes the following proteins:
- the LOC134836983 gene encoding uncharacterized protein LOC134836983 isoform X2, producing the protein MSSWASKSGLGLLTSCSHSQTPYPNRLEKVKFGVPLSEVCKNDIPSALLVLILKLNKEAPLRKDVFRAPGNVSAMKNLIHFLQSGRLVNVDNYSVYTIASVLKKFLRKIPGGIFGRDGEAELFEIVEIDDEPVSQERIHRLLMSLPNYTQRLLVLLFGTFRTIASNAEHAGTGMTSEALGVSVAPSFFQSCVSDGKTARMEDVLRFKVATRIMKHMIDKFAEFDLFGRENYEYYARVTGRVLRVQDEWFCSFRYPPPPSGKTAQQNYALQLALETEKTWLQCECERLNGLTGNAGLSASAESVNFKQRQSFRRSKHMHRSSSRRNKENGSRGASIRAAKNQNSLIDASGAAASVVGSSGGATSKRTKTRVVSFEQAATSSGNSDANPTQSKVCYFDHSKSVDQAVIVERRTEFNNSLSVDNDLLVHDWPMTILPPAAKSDVTPSKPPRI; encoded by the exons ATGTCCTCTTGGGCCAGCAAATCTGGCCTAGGACTGCTCACATCGTGCTCCCACTCCCAAACGCCGTACCCAAATCGTCtcgaaaaagtcaaatttggtGTGCCGCTGAGCGAGGTGTGCAAAAATGACATCCCCAGTGCGTTGCTCGTGCTCATCTTGAAGCTCAATAAGGAGGCGCCGCTGCGAAAAGACGTCTTTCGGGCACCCGGAAACGTTAGCGCCATGAAAAATCTCATTCACTTCCTGCAAAGTGGTCGGCTCGTCAACGTCGACAACTACAGCGTGTACACGATCGCGAGCGTACTGAAGAAATTCCTGCGAAAGATCCCGGGCGGAATCTTTGGGCGCGACGGCGAAGCGGAGCTCTTCGAAATTGTAGAAATCGACGACGAACCAGTTTCGCAAGAACGCATTCATAG acttttaatGTCACTGCCAAACTATACGCAACGACTTTTAGTGCTCTTATTCGGCACATTTCGCACGATCGCAAGCAATGCGGAACACGCAGGCACGGGAATGACAAGCGAGGCGCTGGGAGTCAGTGTCGCCCCGAGTTTCTTTCAGTCGTGCGTGAGTGACGGTAAGACGGCGCGCATGGAGGATGTGCTGAGGTTCAAG gtcGCAACGCGAATAATGAAACACATGATTGACAAATTTGCcgaatttgatttatttggaCGGGAAAATTACGAGTACTATGCGAGAGTTACCGGAAGAGTACTGCGAGTGCAGGACGAATGGTTTTGTAGTTTCAGATACCCTCCTCCGCCATCGGGGAAGACTGCGCAACAAAATTACGcat tacaactAGCATTAGAAACTGAAAAGACTTGGTTGCAGTGTGAATGTGAACGACTGAATGGACTAA CGGGAAATGCTGGCTTAAGTGCATCTGCGGAATCCGTAAATTTCAAGCAACGACAGAGTTTTCGACGCTCGAAGCACATGCATCGTTCCTCGTCGCGTCGCAATAAAGAAAACGGATCACGTGGTGCCAGCATTCGTGCCGCCAAAAACCAAAATTCGCTCATTGACGCATCCGGAGCTGCTGCTAGTGTCGTCGGAAGCAGCGGCGGTGCCACGAGCAAACGAACCAAGACCCGCGTTGTCAGTTTCGAGCAAGCGGCAACGTCATCCGGCAACTCGGATGCAAATCCGACGCAGAGTAAAGTCTGCTATTTCGATCATTCTAAATCCGTGGATCAGGCTGTCATTGTCGAACGACGCACCGAATTTAATAATAGTCTCAGTGTAGATAACGACTTGCTGGTTCACGACTGGCCTATGACAATTTTGCCGCCGGCAGCCAAAAGTGATGTCACACCTTCCAAACCGCCACGAATATGA
- the LOC134836711 gene encoding transcription factor Clamp-like isoform X2, which produces MEDITKNIIFTTNNLQGLQYQTIQAGDVTIKQPKMEKQEFPTFCYVANSNMIQKITPTSQMSNVSTVNLAQLTTDDNKTVQYIAQPLGYANYAVLNPMQLQNGMNAITVDGRQLIVNKPITNTISFKCDICNMMFAHLTLLNHHKRSHHQQESDSSTNDQQQQQQQQSQQQQQITVVTQPQMQGIVQQDLLGQIQIVATESLEPAQNTQTMHQNDIQIQPSPQITIQKQEKTSKCVSCGTQVAQTGKRKASKQVRCENCSNESNAASNQRQTQIFVAPDGDIKFEISEIQGENSMEAPIQMTQQQQQSHNHSNSHHSHTSPAKLPGGAHPVKKRNTGTVTKCNKCNGSGVIFIGGAKKTQQQQQNEKPFSCSICGGRFSRYSSLWSHKKLHSGEKNYKCGVCGIAFAKAVYLKNHTRIHTGEKPYKCGTCGMQFSQSPHLKNHERTHSGEKPYVCEVCDKGFARHATLWNHRRIHTGEKPYKCDRCQSAFSQAAHLKNHEKVHSGIKPFKCDICSAAFADRFALKRHRNIHEKYGQIPNSNSSANKDEVSQDGSKMQEIVM; this is translated from the exons ATGGAAGACATcacgaaaaatatcatttttacgACAAATAATCTGCAGGGCTTGCAATATCAGACGATCCAAGCGGGCGATGTGACGATAAAACAgccaaaaatggaaaaacagGAATTCCCGACCTTTTGTTATGTCGCCAACAGCAATATGATCCAGAAAATTACGCCGACGTCGCAAATGAGCAACGTTAGTACGGTAAATCTGGCGCAATTGACGACAGATGACAACAAAACGGTGCAATATATTGCACAACCACTCGGGTATGCCAACTATGCCGTACTGAATCCGATGCAACTGCAAAACGGCATGAATGCCATCACGGTTGACGGGCGTCAGCTGATCGTCAATAAGCCCATCACGAATACCATTTCCTTCAAATGCGACATTTGTAACATGATGTTTGCGCATTTGACGCTCCTGAACCATCACAAACGCTCGCATCATCAGCAAGAATCCGATTCCTCGACAAATgaccagcagcagcagcagcaacaacaatcgcagcaacagcagcaaatCACAGTCGTCACTCAACCTCAAATGCAAGGAATTGTCCAGCAAGATCTCCTCGGACAAATTCAAATTGTCGCCACGGAGTCTCTCGAACCAGCCCAAAACACGCAAACGATGCACCAAAACGACATTCAGATCCAACCGAGCCCCCAAATTACGATTCAGAAGCAGGAAAAAACGTCGAAATGCGTTTCGTGCGGTACCCAAGTCGCCCAAACGGGCAAACGAAAAGCCTCGAAGCAAGTCCGATGCGAAAATTGCAGCAACGAGAGCAATGCGGCGTCGAATCAGCGACAAACGCAAATCTTTGTGGCGCCCGATGGCGATATCAAGTTCGAAATTAGCGAAATTCAGGGAGAAAATAGCATGGAAGCACCCATTCAGAtgacgcagcagcagcagcaatctCATAACCATAGTAACTCGCATCACTCACATACCTCGCCGGCGAAATTGCCGGGCGGCGCGCATCCTGTGAAGAAACGGAATACGGGAACTGTCACGAAATGCAATAAGTGCAACGGGTCGGGAGTTATTTTCATCGGAGGTGCCAAAAagacgcagcagcagcaaca gaatgaAAAACCATTTTCGTGCAGCATTTGTGGAGGAAGATTCTCAAGGTACTCGAGTCTTTGGTCTCACAAAAAGCTACATAGCGGTGAAAAGAACTACAAATGCGGTGTTTGTGGCATTGCCTTCGCCAAAGCAGTTTACCTGAAAAATCATACGAGAATTCACACAGGAGAAAAACCGTACaa atgcgGAACGTGTGGCATGCAATTCTCGCAATCGCCTCATCTGAAAAACCACGAACGTACTCACAGCGGAGAGAAACCCTACGTTTGTGAAGTTTGCGACAAAGGATTTGCGAGACACGCGACCCTTTGGAATCATCGTCGGATACACACAG gtGAGAAACCATACAAGTGCGATCGGTGTCAATCGGCTTTCAGTCAAGCAGCTCACTTGAAGAATCACGAGAAG GTTCATTCGGGCATCAAACCGTTCAAGTGTGACATTTGCTCGGCGGCGTTTGCGGATCGATTTGCCCTGAAGAGGCATCGAAATATTCACGAAAAATatg gtcAAATTCCAAACTCGAATTCATCAGCGAACAAAGATGAAGTCTCACAAGATGGttcaaaaatgcaagaaattgtAATGTAA
- the LOC134832479 gene encoding golgin subfamily A member 2, protein MDKDKAEKIAQAKKKLKEFQSKRGEPTPAKPESESPEITKTEHSEAPPASQLSTLESLYQLSTRINSIVKDENIPANSETFVKDLEIRNQELVASLDGERLKNEELNLQVRDLNSTVDKLKIEIERLKVENETKLTMEMGPLQEQLQSHIQTIGLLVGEKSELKTYLKEYQNSVEAKRTENLELETRLRASRFRVSELEREIKTLKSSGNVTENSSPEANNSELLELRKQNDEFVEQVNELKQKITLKNDEIAKLGQKMEELTSQLNMANLRIEQLSSGDTLAADSRLESLTQQNLAKEMQITELKNMIQQLGTDRDQSNAQYQSYVLQLNREISNLGDKNLTLTEENDKLAKREAELMKHMGELERQIQQQMTKQKDVEEKSQVDAINSSKTAEFEAKIKELQEKLEKSEAEAAESKKQVEILSTDKVQLKIRLDEAKDQLSSLELTNERLQTDKPDAGKLIAEIENYKVAASRAMSQNSDLKNQLEEMQRVFVQLSNDKLELTEKLQAEQHLCREMRNTYSTIETDLAKTKEHLRLKDEEMIRLAHETTDLNKQILMKEQEIDRLRHYEASSDAGNLLQRELESAKEYIEKQKQRISELEANQGRVETPDESTSELSTIEEGRFAAENEELVHEVESLQQEKQVLLKEIAELKEKVQNSNENSTETQVPEVQSSSIVTPQAVKCVNGTETLPLQDALEKLQARFRQTMNEVAELSEEKQQLEHLVTQLQFETETIGEYITLYQNQRRQLKQKDLERDYQLRKLAVDRENMRQKLLELNSLIEQLLVEKKRKRNVSEDDHPAALTNGNSSLNASTTSEMSSPNTSLDETNKENVISSTTSTDLVTALKKTQTKETASKILALLSDIQTANQTSLDEQPGVDHCSCCSGKLEVV, encoded by the exons atggacAAGGATAAGGCTGAAAAAATTGCTCAggcaaagaaaaaa cTAAAAGAATTCCAATCAAAACGAGGGGAGCCAACACCTGCAAAGCCCGAATCCGAAAGTCCTGAAATTACCAAAACCGAACATTCCGAAGCTCCGCCAGCGTCACAGCTCTCAACACTCGAAAGTTTGTACCAATTATCGACTCGGATAAATTCGATcgtaaaagatgaaaatattcCCGCAAACAGCGAAACTTTTGTCAAGGACTTGGAAATCCGAAATCAGGAGCTTGTTGCTTCATTAGATGGCGAACGCCTGAAAAACGAAGAGCTAAATTTGCAAGTGCGCGATTTGAACTCAACTgtcgataaattaaaaattgaaatcgaGCGTTTAAAGGTCGAAAATGAGACAAAACTCACCATGGAGATGGGTCCGTTGCAGGAACAGCTTCAATCGCACATCCAAACGATCGGCTTGCTGGTCGGCGAAAAGAGCGAACTCAAAACGTACTTGAAAGAATACCAAAACAGCGTCGAAGCAAAGCGCACAGAAAATCTAGAACTCGAAACGCGCCTTCGAGCGTCACGTTTTCGTGTCAGCGAGCTCGAACGTGAAATCAAAACGCTCAAAAGCAGCGGAAATGTCACAGAAAACTCGTCGCCCGAAGCAAATAACTCCGAATTGCTCGAGTTACGCAAGCAAAATGACGAATTTGTGGAACAAGTGAACGAACTGAAGCAGAAAATCACgttaaaaaatgacgaaatcgcaaaattaggccaaaaaatggaagaattgACATCGCAACTGAACATGGCCAACTTACGGATCGAACAATTGTCATCGGGAGACACGTTAGCAGCTGACAGTCGCTTGGAATCGTTAACGCAGCAAAATTTGGCGAAAGAAATGCAAATTACCgagttgaaaaatatgattCAACAACTGGGAACGGATCGCGATCAAAGTAACGCGCAATATCAGAGCTACGTGCTGCAATTAAATCGCGAAATCAGCAATTTGGGCGATAAAAACCTCACGTTGACCgaagaaaatgacaaattgGCGAAACGGGAAGCGGAACTCATGAAGCACATGGGAGAACTTGAACGACAAATTCAGCAGCAAATGACGAAACAAAAGGATGTCGAGGAAAAATCCCAAGTTGATGccataaattcatcaaaaacggCCGAATTTGAAGCTAAAATCAAAGAATTGcaggaaaaacttgaaaaaagtgAAGCTGAAGCGGCGGAGAGTAAAAAACAAGTAGAAATTCTCTCAACGGACAAAGTGCAATTGAAAATTCGTCTCGACGAAGCAAAAGATCAACTTTCCTCGCTGGAACTCACCAACGAGAGACTTCAAACGGACAAACCGGATGCCGGAAAACTCATCGCCGAGATCGAAAATTATAAAGTCGCCGCTTCGCGAGCCATGTCGCAAAATTCCGACTTGAAAAATCAACTTGAGGAGATGCAACGCGTTTTTGTGCAACTCAGCAATGATAAACTAGAGCTTACGGAGAAGCTTCAGGCTGAGCAACATTTGTGTCGGGAGATGCGGAACACGTATTCGACCATAGAAACGGATTTGGCAAAGACCAAGGAGCATTTGAGACTAAAAGACGAGGAAATGATTCGTTTGGCGCACGAAACAACcgatttaaacaaacaaattttgatgaaggAGCAGGAAATTGATCGATTGAGACATTATGAGGCAAGTAGTGATGCcggaaatttattgcaaagGGAGTTGGAAAGTGCTAAAGAGTACATTGAGAAGCAAAAACAGCGAATTTCGGAGTTGGAAGCGAATCAAGGACGTGTTGAAACCCCCGACGAGAGTACAAGTGAGCTCAGTACCATCGAAGAAGGCAGATTTGCGgcagaaaatgaagaattagTGCACGAAGTTGAATCATTGCAGCAAGAAAAGCAAGTTTTATTGAAGGAAATTGctgaattaaaggaaaaagttcaaaattcgaACGAAAATTCGACAGAAACGCAAGTCCCGGAAGTGCAATCCTCGTCAATTGTCACTCCTCAAGCCGTTAAATGCGTTAATGGCACCGAAACCCTTCCCCTGCAAGACGCTTTGGAAAAACTTCAAGCCCGATTCCGTCAAACTATGAACGAAGTCGCTGAATTAAGCGAAGAAAAGCAACAATTGGAGCATTTGGTCACCCAATTACAGTTCGAAACGGAAACCATTGGCGAATATATCACTTTATACCAAAACCAGCGACGACAATTGAAGCAAAAAGATCTTGAACGCGACTACCAGTTGCGAAAATTAGCAGTCGATCGTGAAAATATGCGACAAAAACTCTTGGAGCTCAATTCGTTAATCGAACAATTGCTGGTCGAGAAGAAACGGAAGCGAAATGTCTCAGAAGACGACCATCCCGCAGCTTTGACGAACGGAAATTCGTCGTTAAATGCATCAACTACTTCGGAAATGTCTTCGCCGAATACTTCGCTTGACGAAACAAACAAGGAAAATGTGATTTCTTCGACAACTTCGACAGATTTGGTCACCGCACTGAAGAAAACTCAAACAAAAGAAACCGCAAGTAAAATTCTTGCACTGCTCTCGGATATTCAAACGGCGAATCAAACAAGTCTGGATGAGCAACCGGGAGTTGATCATTGCTCGTGCTGCTCCGGGAAACTAGAAGTCGTTtaa
- the LOC134836405 gene encoding trimeric intracellular cation channel type 1B.1, with protein MDPESFLDIANQVVKLKMFPYFDVAHSLLCALSVKEDLGSGAHQFSRKHPLSTWLSTMLVVFAGGMVTNGLLGEPILAPLKDTPQVIVATLCWYIVFYTPFDIGYKFAKFLPIKIIASVMKEIYRAKKIHDGVVHAGKLYPTAYIIMITIGTLKGNGAGFTKLFERLMRGCWTPSAMEFLQPTFYTKASLVASIIFVLDKKSDLISAPHSLVYFGIVIFLVYFKLSSLLLGIHDPFVPFENLICALFFGGIWDSLSKIINHNQAKEEAKEVKKTN; from the exons ATGGATCCCGAGTCCTTTTTGGACATCGCCAATCAGGTGGTGAAACTAAAGATGTTTCCGTATTTCGACGTAGCGCATTCGCTCTTGTGCGCCCTCAGTGTCAAGGAGGACTTGGGCAGCGGCGCGCATCAATTTTCGCGAAAA CATCCCCTATCCACATGGCTGTCGACGATGTTGGTTGTCTTTGCGGGTGGCATGGTAACAAACGGTCTCTTGGGCGAGCCAATTTTGGCTCCGTTGAAAGATACGCCGCAAGTTATTGTCGCGACGCTTTGTTGGTACATCGTTTTCTACACGCCGTTCGACATCGGATACaaatttgccaaatttttGCCCATTAAGATCATCGCGAGTGTTATGAAGGAGATTTATCGtgcaaagaaaattcatgatgGGGTCGTGCATGCCGGAAAATTGTATCCAACTGCTTACATTAtcatg atcacgATTGGAACCCTCAAAGGCAACGGCGCCGGCTTCACAAAGCTCTTCGAACGTCTCATGCGCGGATGTTGGACCCCCTCTGCGATGGAATTCCTTCAACCGACGTTCTACACGAAAGCTTCTCTTGTCGCTTCCATCATTTTCGTCTTGGACAAAAAATCAGATCTCATCTCGGCACCACACTCGCTCGTCTATTTCGGCATCGTCATCTTCTTGGTGTACTTTAAATTGTCTTCCTTGTTGTTGGGCATCCACGATCCCTTCGTTCCCTTCGAAAATCTGATCTGCGCCTTGTTCTTCGGCGGCATCTGGGACAGCTTATCGAAGATCATCAATCACAACCAAGCCAAGGAGGAAGCAAAAGAAGTCAAGAAAACCAACTAA
- the LOC134836711 gene encoding transcription factor Clamp-like isoform X1, protein MEDITKNIIFTTNNLQGLQYQTIQAGDVTIKQPKMEKQEFPTFCYVANSNMIQKITPTSQMSNVSTVNLAQLTTDDNKTVQYIAQPLGYANYAVLNPMQLQNGMNAITVDGRQLIVNKPITNTISFKCDICNMMFAHLTLLNHHKRSHHQQESDSSTNDQQQQQQQQSQQQQQITVVTQPQMQGIVQQDLLGQIQIVATESLEPAQNTQTMHQNDIQIQPSPQITIQKQEKTSKCVSCGTQVAQTGKRKASKQVRCENCSNESNAASNQRQTQIFVAPDGDIKFEISEIQGENSMEAPIQMTQQQQQSHNHSNSHHSHTSPAKLPGGAHPVKKRNTGTVTKCNKCNGSGVIFIGGAKKTQQQQQNEKPFSCSICGGRFSRYSSLWSHKKLHSGEKNYKCGVCGIAFAKAVYLKNHTRIHTGEKPYKCGTCGMQFSQSPHLKNHERTHSGEKPYVCEVCDKGFARHATLWNHRRIHTGEKPYKCDRCQSAFSQAAHLKNHEKQVHSGIKPFKCDICSAAFADRFALKRHRNIHEKYGQIPNSNSSANKDEVSQDGSKMQEIVM, encoded by the exons ATGGAAGACATcacgaaaaatatcatttttacgACAAATAATCTGCAGGGCTTGCAATATCAGACGATCCAAGCGGGCGATGTGACGATAAAACAgccaaaaatggaaaaacagGAATTCCCGACCTTTTGTTATGTCGCCAACAGCAATATGATCCAGAAAATTACGCCGACGTCGCAAATGAGCAACGTTAGTACGGTAAATCTGGCGCAATTGACGACAGATGACAACAAAACGGTGCAATATATTGCACAACCACTCGGGTATGCCAACTATGCCGTACTGAATCCGATGCAACTGCAAAACGGCATGAATGCCATCACGGTTGACGGGCGTCAGCTGATCGTCAATAAGCCCATCACGAATACCATTTCCTTCAAATGCGACATTTGTAACATGATGTTTGCGCATTTGACGCTCCTGAACCATCACAAACGCTCGCATCATCAGCAAGAATCCGATTCCTCGACAAATgaccagcagcagcagcagcaacaacaatcgcagcaacagcagcaaatCACAGTCGTCACTCAACCTCAAATGCAAGGAATTGTCCAGCAAGATCTCCTCGGACAAATTCAAATTGTCGCCACGGAGTCTCTCGAACCAGCCCAAAACACGCAAACGATGCACCAAAACGACATTCAGATCCAACCGAGCCCCCAAATTACGATTCAGAAGCAGGAAAAAACGTCGAAATGCGTTTCGTGCGGTACCCAAGTCGCCCAAACGGGCAAACGAAAAGCCTCGAAGCAAGTCCGATGCGAAAATTGCAGCAACGAGAGCAATGCGGCGTCGAATCAGCGACAAACGCAAATCTTTGTGGCGCCCGATGGCGATATCAAGTTCGAAATTAGCGAAATTCAGGGAGAAAATAGCATGGAAGCACCCATTCAGAtgacgcagcagcagcagcaatctCATAACCATAGTAACTCGCATCACTCACATACCTCGCCGGCGAAATTGCCGGGCGGCGCGCATCCTGTGAAGAAACGGAATACGGGAACTGTCACGAAATGCAATAAGTGCAACGGGTCGGGAGTTATTTTCATCGGAGGTGCCAAAAagacgcagcagcagcaaca gaatgaAAAACCATTTTCGTGCAGCATTTGTGGAGGAAGATTCTCAAGGTACTCGAGTCTTTGGTCTCACAAAAAGCTACATAGCGGTGAAAAGAACTACAAATGCGGTGTTTGTGGCATTGCCTTCGCCAAAGCAGTTTACCTGAAAAATCATACGAGAATTCACACAGGAGAAAAACCGTACaa atgcgGAACGTGTGGCATGCAATTCTCGCAATCGCCTCATCTGAAAAACCACGAACGTACTCACAGCGGAGAGAAACCCTACGTTTGTGAAGTTTGCGACAAAGGATTTGCGAGACACGCGACCCTTTGGAATCATCGTCGGATACACACAG gtGAGAAACCATACAAGTGCGATCGGTGTCAATCGGCTTTCAGTCAAGCAGCTCACTTGAAGAATCACGAGAAG CAGGTTCATTCGGGCATCAAACCGTTCAAGTGTGACATTTGCTCGGCGGCGTTTGCGGATCGATTTGCCCTGAAGAGGCATCGAAATATTCACGAAAAATatg gtcAAATTCCAAACTCGAATTCATCAGCGAACAAAGATGAAGTCTCACAAGATGGttcaaaaatgcaagaaattgtAATGTAA
- the LOC134836983 gene encoding unconventional myosin-IXAb isoform X1, translating into MSSWASKSGLGLLTSCSHSQTPYPNRLEKVKFGVPLSEVCKNDIPSALLVLILKLNKEAPLRKDVFRAPGNVSAMKNLIHFLQSGRLVNVDNYSVYTIASVLKKFLRKIPGGIFGRDGEAELFEIVEIDDEPVSQERIHRLLMSLPNYTQRLLVLLFGTFRTIASNAEHAGTGMTSEALGVSVAPSFFQSCVSDGKTARMEDVLRFKVATRIMKHMIDKFAEFDLFGRENYEYYARVTGRVLRVQDEWFCSFRYPPPPSGKTAQQNYALQLALETEKTWLQCECERLNGLIQEESQSTPALLTSGNSVIANSAASLALIPEHSLLESCARLSVSLEGPGLFNVPGSSTSCSSTRSSRSNSHHMTLEELEELRNVNRYAESTKSLSYLPQVHERQTARMRTRSEWFLGARGSSLELSARQFSLSTSSPPMSSTPVPGSLSANIAGNAGLSASAESVNFKQRQSFRRSKHMHRSSSRRNKENGSRGASIRAAKNQNSLIDASGAAASVVGSSGGATSKRTKTRVVSFEQAATSSGNSDANPTQSKVCYFDHSKSVDQAVIVERRTEFNNSLSVDNDLLVHDWPMTILPPAAKSDVTPSKPPRI; encoded by the exons ATGTCCTCTTGGGCCAGCAAATCTGGCCTAGGACTGCTCACATCGTGCTCCCACTCCCAAACGCCGTACCCAAATCGTCtcgaaaaagtcaaatttggtGTGCCGCTGAGCGAGGTGTGCAAAAATGACATCCCCAGTGCGTTGCTCGTGCTCATCTTGAAGCTCAATAAGGAGGCGCCGCTGCGAAAAGACGTCTTTCGGGCACCCGGAAACGTTAGCGCCATGAAAAATCTCATTCACTTCCTGCAAAGTGGTCGGCTCGTCAACGTCGACAACTACAGCGTGTACACGATCGCGAGCGTACTGAAGAAATTCCTGCGAAAGATCCCGGGCGGAATCTTTGGGCGCGACGGCGAAGCGGAGCTCTTCGAAATTGTAGAAATCGACGACGAACCAGTTTCGCAAGAACGCATTCATAG acttttaatGTCACTGCCAAACTATACGCAACGACTTTTAGTGCTCTTATTCGGCACATTTCGCACGATCGCAAGCAATGCGGAACACGCAGGCACGGGAATGACAAGCGAGGCGCTGGGAGTCAGTGTCGCCCCGAGTTTCTTTCAGTCGTGCGTGAGTGACGGTAAGACGGCGCGCATGGAGGATGTGCTGAGGTTCAAG gtcGCAACGCGAATAATGAAACACATGATTGACAAATTTGCcgaatttgatttatttggaCGGGAAAATTACGAGTACTATGCGAGAGTTACCGGAAGAGTACTGCGAGTGCAGGACGAATGGTTTTGTAGTTTCAGATACCCTCCTCCGCCATCGGGGAAGACTGCGCAACAAAATTACGcat tacaactAGCATTAGAAACTGAAAAGACTTGGTTGCAGTGTGAATGTGAACGACTGAATGGACTAA TCCAAGAAGAGTCGCAATCGACGCCGGCTCTACTAACAAGCGGAAATTCCGTCATCGCAAACAGTGCCGCTTCGCTCGCTTTGATACCCGAACATTCATTGCTTGAGTCATGTGCTCGTTTATCTGTTTCATTAGAAGGGCCCGGATTATTTAACGTGCCAGGATCATCGACATCGTGCTCATCTACACGCTCATCCCGTTCCAATTCGCATCACATGACGCTCGAAGAGCTGGAAGAGCTGCGGAACGTAAATCGGTATGCCGAAAGTACCAAGTCGCTCAGTTACTTGCCACAG gtacaTGAAAGACAAACAGCTAGAATGCGAACTAGAAGTGAGTGGTTTTTGGGTGCACGCGGCAGTTCATTGGAACTCAGTGCACGCCAATTTAGTTTATCTACCTCGTCGCCGCCAATGTCATCGACACCGGTACCGGGCAGCCTCTCCGCCAACATTG CGGGAAATGCTGGCTTAAGTGCATCTGCGGAATCCGTAAATTTCAAGCAACGACAGAGTTTTCGACGCTCGAAGCACATGCATCGTTCCTCGTCGCGTCGCAATAAAGAAAACGGATCACGTGGTGCCAGCATTCGTGCCGCCAAAAACCAAAATTCGCTCATTGACGCATCCGGAGCTGCTGCTAGTGTCGTCGGAAGCAGCGGCGGTGCCACGAGCAAACGAACCAAGACCCGCGTTGTCAGTTTCGAGCAAGCGGCAACGTCATCCGGCAACTCGGATGCAAATCCGACGCAGAGTAAAGTCTGCTATTTCGATCATTCTAAATCCGTGGATCAGGCTGTCATTGTCGAACGACGCACCGAATTTAATAATAGTCTCAGTGTAGATAACGACTTGCTGGTTCACGACTGGCCTATGACAATTTTGCCGCCGGCAGCCAAAAGTGATGTCACACCTTCCAAACCGCCACGAATATGA